A single genomic interval of Mycolicibacterium holsaticum DSM 44478 = JCM 12374 harbors:
- a CDS encoding acyl-CoA dehydrogenase family protein, translated as MTDLFEPAAFRTALREWLDANDLTPRAGHDSLDDHQVQHLRVLKALYDAGWMRYGWPESAGGLGGPEILRAIVGEEIVGRGIDHPGPYSMLEVLTPTMIDYARPELAAEMVPRLLSGQESWCQGFSEPGSGSDLASLTTRAVQDGDKWIINGQKVWTSFAQYATRCVLLTRTGGPETPNHEAITAFFVDLDTPGVTVRPLRTMHDVDEFCEVYFDDVEVPADRMLGNPGDGWRLAMDLLPYERSTCFWQRIAYLYSRFDALIGEVKRLGQSVDSDLGDTYLALHTLRCRSRVTQHRLADGHKLGAETSIDKVLLAGAEQQLYDTVRDLLPGVIELDDNTWRTEFLYSRAATIYGGTAEVQRNIIARRLLDLGKE; from the coding sequence ATGACAGACCTCTTCGAACCCGCCGCGTTCCGCACGGCGCTTCGGGAGTGGCTCGACGCCAATGACCTGACGCCTCGGGCAGGCCACGATTCTCTGGACGACCACCAGGTCCAGCACCTGCGGGTGCTCAAGGCCCTGTACGACGCCGGTTGGATGCGCTACGGATGGCCGGAGTCGGCAGGCGGGCTCGGCGGCCCGGAGATCCTGCGCGCGATCGTCGGCGAGGAGATCGTCGGGCGCGGAATCGACCATCCCGGACCGTATTCGATGCTCGAAGTGCTCACGCCGACCATGATCGATTACGCGCGCCCCGAACTGGCCGCCGAGATGGTGCCCAGGCTGCTATCCGGCCAGGAGTCGTGGTGCCAGGGCTTCTCCGAACCCGGCTCCGGCAGCGACCTTGCGTCGCTGACCACCCGCGCCGTGCAAGACGGTGACAAGTGGATCATCAACGGCCAGAAGGTGTGGACCAGCTTCGCCCAGTACGCCACCCGGTGTGTGCTGCTCACCCGCACCGGCGGACCGGAAACGCCCAACCACGAGGCCATCACCGCGTTCTTCGTCGACCTGGACACCCCGGGAGTCACGGTTCGGCCGCTGCGCACCATGCACGACGTCGACGAGTTCTGCGAGGTGTATTTCGACGATGTCGAAGTGCCCGCGGACCGGATGCTCGGCAACCCAGGCGACGGCTGGCGGTTGGCCATGGACCTGCTCCCCTACGAACGTTCCACCTGCTTCTGGCAGCGCATCGCCTACCTGTACTCACGTTTCGACGCACTGATCGGCGAGGTGAAACGCCTTGGCCAATCGGTGGATTCGGATCTGGGTGACACCTATCTGGCGCTGCACACCTTGCGCTGCCGCTCACGCGTCACACAGCACCGGCTGGCCGACGGGCACAAGCTCGGTGCGGAAACCTCGATCGACAAGGTGTTGCTGGCCGGCGCCGAACAGCAGCTCTACGACACCGTGCGCGATCTGCTGCCCGGCGTCATCGAACTCGACGACAACACCTGGCGGACCGAATTCCTGTACTCGCGGGCGGCCACCATCTACGGCGGAACCGCCGAGGTGCAGCGCAACATCATCGCCCGCCGCCTGCTGGATCTCGGGAAGGAGTGA
- a CDS encoding nuclear transport factor 2 family protein encodes MTSPTSRPTRTEDLVEIQQLLAKYAVTITQGDIDGLVSVFTPDGTYSAFGSTYTLARFPELVDAAPKGLFMTGTSLVHLDEDDADKATGTQPLCFIEHSKHDMRIGYYNDTYIRTEDGWRLKTRAMTFIRRSGEHDSGRPHAIGRPEAG; translated from the coding sequence ATGACATCGCCAACCAGTAGGCCGACGCGGACCGAAGACCTGGTCGAGATTCAGCAGTTGCTCGCCAAGTATGCCGTCACGATCACCCAGGGTGACATCGACGGCCTCGTCTCGGTGTTCACCCCGGACGGCACCTACAGCGCATTTGGTTCCACCTACACGCTGGCCCGTTTCCCCGAACTCGTCGATGCCGCGCCCAAGGGCCTGTTCATGACCGGCACGTCGCTGGTGCATCTGGACGAGGACGACGCCGACAAGGCGACCGGCACCCAGCCGCTGTGCTTCATCGAACACTCCAAACACGACATGCGCATCGGGTACTACAACGACACCTATATCCGCACCGAGGACGGCTGGCGGCTGAAAACGCGTGCCATGACGTTCATCCGGCGCAGCGGCGAACACGACTCCGGCCGACCGCACGCGATCGGAAGGCCGGAAGCTGGATGA
- a CDS encoding metal-dependent hydrolase family protein, translating into MLTLKAAGLLDVDAGEIVRPGIVRVEDGRIVGVGGSADGEVIDLGDAILLPGLMDMEVNLLMGGRGETPGLSQVQDDPATRVLRAVGNARRTLRAGFTTVRNLGLFVKTGGYLLDVALGKAIDAGWIEGPRVIPAGHAITPTGGHLDPTMFAAFMPGVLELTIEEGIANGVDEIRKAVRYQIKHGAQLIKVCCSGGVMSLTGEAGAQHYSDEELRAIVDEAHRRGLRVAAHTHGAEAVKHAVACGIDCIEHGFLMDDEAIQMLVDNDRFLVSTRRLAEAMDVSRAPKELQDKAAEMFPKARTSIKAAHDAGVKIAVGTDAPAIPHGKNADELVTLVEWGMPAAAVLRAATVVAADLINKPNLGRLAEGYLADIIAVPSDPLSDITVTRNVNFVMKDGKVFRNDIANQ; encoded by the coding sequence TTGCTGACCCTCAAAGCAGCAGGCCTGCTCGACGTCGACGCCGGCGAGATCGTCCGGCCCGGAATCGTCCGGGTCGAGGACGGCCGGATAGTGGGGGTTGGCGGCTCGGCAGACGGCGAGGTCATCGATCTCGGCGACGCCATTCTGCTGCCCGGCCTGATGGACATGGAGGTCAACCTGCTCATGGGTGGCCGGGGCGAGACCCCCGGTCTGTCCCAAGTGCAGGACGACCCGGCCACCCGGGTGCTGCGAGCGGTCGGCAATGCCCGACGCACCCTGCGCGCGGGCTTCACGACGGTGCGCAACCTCGGGTTGTTCGTGAAGACCGGCGGTTACCTGCTCGACGTCGCACTGGGCAAGGCGATCGACGCCGGGTGGATCGAGGGGCCCAGGGTGATCCCCGCCGGCCACGCGATCACCCCCACCGGTGGACATCTCGACCCGACGATGTTCGCGGCGTTCATGCCCGGCGTGCTCGAGCTCACGATCGAGGAAGGCATCGCCAACGGGGTCGACGAGATCCGTAAAGCGGTGCGCTACCAGATCAAGCACGGCGCACAGCTGATCAAGGTGTGCTGCTCGGGCGGGGTGATGTCGTTGACCGGAGAGGCAGGCGCGCAACACTATTCGGACGAGGAACTGCGCGCGATCGTCGACGAGGCACACCGCCGCGGGCTGCGCGTCGCCGCGCACACGCACGGTGCCGAAGCGGTCAAACACGCCGTCGCGTGCGGTATCGACTGTATCGAGCACGGCTTCCTGATGGACGACGAAGCCATCCAGATGCTCGTCGACAACGACCGCTTCCTGGTCTCGACCCGCAGGCTCGCCGAAGCGATGGATGTGTCGCGGGCACCGAAAGAGTTGCAGGACAAGGCCGCCGAGATGTTCCCCAAGGCCCGGACGTCGATCAAGGCGGCCCACGATGCCGGGGTCAAGATCGCCGTCGGCACCGATGCGCCTGCCATCCCGCACGGCAAGAACGCCGACGAACTCGTCACGCTCGTCGAATGGGGCATGCCCGCCGCCGCGGTGCTGCGCGCGGCCACCGTCGTCGCCGCCGACTTGATCAACAAGCCGAACCTGGGTCGCCTCGCGGAGGGCTACCTCGCCGACATCATCGCAGTGCCATCAGATCCACTGAGTGACATCACCGTCACCCGGAACGTCAACTTCGTCATGAAGGACGGGAAGGTATTCCGAAATGACATCGCCAACCAGTAG
- a CDS encoding aromatic ring-hydroxylating oxygenase subunit alpha, translating into MSFFPKPAEGSWTEHWPELGTAPVDYTDSIDPEHWKLEQQAIFRKCWLNVGRVERLPKKGSYFTKEMPSAGKGTSVIIVKGTDNVVRAFHNICRHRGNKLVWNDYPGQEVSGTCRQFTCKYHAWRYNLQGDLTFIQQEGEFFDVDKADYGLVPVRCEVWEGFIFINFDDDAGPLTDYLGDLAKGLEGYPFHEMTETYSYRAEVNANWKLFIDAFVEFYHAPILHMKQAVKEEAEKLASFGFEALHYDIKGRHSMISSWGGMSPPKDPSMVKPIERVLHSGLFGPWDRPKIKGILPDELPPAVNPSRHHSWGQDSFEFFPNFTLLLWAPGWYLTYHYWPTDVDKHIFECTLYFVPATNTRERLAHELAAVTFKEYAFQDANTLEATQTMINTGVVKDFLLCDQEVLLRHLHKTAWDHVNAYKKEKGLTDGSGNGKATSSTGQKDAINA; encoded by the coding sequence ATGTCATTTTTCCCCAAACCCGCTGAAGGCAGCTGGACCGAACACTGGCCCGAACTCGGCACCGCCCCAGTGGATTACACCGACTCGATCGATCCCGAGCATTGGAAGCTCGAACAGCAGGCGATCTTCAGGAAGTGCTGGCTGAACGTGGGCCGGGTGGAACGGCTGCCCAAGAAGGGCAGCTACTTCACCAAGGAGATGCCGTCTGCGGGCAAAGGCACGTCGGTGATCATCGTCAAGGGCACCGACAACGTGGTGCGGGCCTTCCACAACATCTGCCGGCACCGCGGAAACAAGCTGGTGTGGAACGACTATCCCGGCCAGGAGGTGTCGGGCACCTGCCGCCAGTTCACCTGCAAGTACCACGCGTGGCGCTACAACCTCCAGGGAGACCTCACCTTCATCCAACAGGAGGGCGAGTTCTTCGACGTCGACAAGGCCGACTACGGGTTGGTGCCGGTGCGCTGCGAAGTGTGGGAAGGCTTCATCTTCATCAATTTCGACGACGACGCCGGACCGCTGACCGACTACCTCGGTGACTTGGCAAAGGGCCTGGAGGGCTATCCCTTCCACGAGATGACCGAAACCTATTCCTACCGGGCCGAGGTCAACGCGAACTGGAAGCTGTTCATCGACGCGTTCGTCGAGTTCTACCACGCACCGATCCTGCACATGAAGCAGGCGGTCAAGGAGGAAGCCGAAAAGCTCGCCAGCTTCGGCTTCGAGGCGCTGCACTACGACATCAAGGGCAGGCACTCGATGATCTCGTCGTGGGGCGGGATGAGCCCGCCCAAGGATCCCAGCATGGTCAAGCCCATCGAACGCGTGCTGCACAGCGGGCTGTTCGGCCCGTGGGACCGGCCCAAGATCAAGGGCATCCTGCCCGACGAGTTGCCGCCGGCGGTCAACCCCTCGCGCCACCACTCCTGGGGTCAGGACTCATTCGAGTTCTTCCCGAACTTCACGCTGCTGCTCTGGGCGCCGGGCTGGTACCTCACCTACCACTACTGGCCCACCGACGTCGACAAGCACATCTTCGAGTGCACGCTGTACTTCGTGCCAGCGACCAACACCCGTGAGCGGCTTGCTCATGAACTCGCGGCGGTGACGTTCAAGGAGTACGCGTTCCAGGACGCCAACACTCTGGAGGCCACCCAGACGATGATCAACACCGGGGTGGTCAAGGATTTCCTGTTGTGCGACCAGGAAGTCCTCCTACGTCACCTGCACAAGACGGCGTGGGATCACGTGAACGCCTACAAGAAGGAAAAGGGTCTCACCGACGGCTCGGGCAATGGGAAAGCCACGTCGTCGACCGGTCAGAAGGATGCGATCAATGCCTAA
- a CDS encoding carboxymuconolactone decarboxylase family protein produces the protein MRVLPLPADQWDDAVEHALSSIPAELRNPEKTGNLLGTLVRHPKLTRAFLRFNNHLLYSSTLPARLRELAVLRVAHRRHCEYEWRHHVRMGRDAGLTDDVIAGIQRGEATDELDRAVLRAVDELEDTSEISDATWTTLSEHLDERQRMDLVFTIGCYGALAMAINTFGVEPDSETHAER, from the coding sequence GTGCGCGTTCTGCCGCTACCCGCCGACCAGTGGGACGACGCGGTCGAGCATGCCCTGTCCAGCATCCCCGCTGAACTGCGCAACCCGGAGAAAACGGGCAACCTGCTGGGCACGCTGGTCCGTCATCCCAAGCTGACGCGGGCGTTTCTGCGCTTCAACAACCACCTGCTGTACTCCTCCACGCTGCCGGCACGGTTGCGCGAACTGGCGGTGTTGCGGGTGGCCCACCGGCGCCACTGTGAGTACGAGTGGCGCCACCACGTGCGCATGGGCCGCGATGCCGGCTTGACCGACGACGTCATCGCCGGAATCCAGCGCGGTGAGGCCACCGACGAACTCGACCGTGCCGTGCTGCGCGCGGTCGACGAACTCGAGGACACCTCGGAGATCTCCGATGCCACCTGGACCACGCTGTCCGAGCACCTCGACGAGCGTCAGCGTATGGATCTCGTCTTCACCATCGGCTGCTATGGCGCACTTGCCATGGCGATCAACACTTTCGGCGTAGAACCCGACTCCGAAACGCACGCAGAGAGGTAG
- a CDS encoding amidohydrolase family protein has translation MHKDEMILVSVDDHIVEPPDMFKNHLPKKYLDEAPRLVHNADGSDTWQFRDVVIPNVALNAVAGRPKEEYGLEPQGLDEIRPGCWQVDERVKDMNAGGILGSMCFPSFPGFAGRLFATEDHEFSLALVQAYNDWHVEEWCGAYPARFIPMTLPVIWDPVACAAEIRRNAARGVHSLTFTENPAAMGYPSFHDFEHWKPMWDALVDTDTVLNVHIGSSGRLAITAPDAPMDVMITLQPMNIVQAAADLLWSRPIKEYPGLKIALSEGGTGWIPYFLERVDRTYEMHSTWTGQDFGGKLPSEVFREHFLTCFIADPVGVATRELIGVDNICWEADYPHSDSMWPGAPEQLHEVLTANQVPDDQINKMTYQNAMRWYHWDPFTHIGKDQATVGALRKAAEGHDVSIQALSKKEKTGASFSDFAASAKRVSGNTD, from the coding sequence ATGCATAAGGACGAGATGATCTTGGTGAGCGTGGATGATCACATCGTCGAGCCGCCGGATATGTTCAAAAATCATCTGCCTAAGAAGTATTTGGATGAGGCGCCGCGGTTGGTGCATAACGCTGATGGGTCAGATACCTGGCAGTTTCGTGATGTGGTGATCCCGAATGTGGCGTTGAACGCGGTGGCGGGCCGGCCCAAGGAGGAGTACGGGCTTGAGCCGCAGGGGCTCGATGAGATCCGGCCGGGGTGTTGGCAGGTCGATGAGCGGGTCAAGGATATGAACGCCGGCGGGATTTTGGGGTCGATGTGTTTTCCGTCGTTTCCCGGGTTCGCCGGGCGGCTGTTTGCCACCGAGGATCACGAGTTCTCGTTGGCGTTGGTGCAGGCCTATAACGATTGGCATGTCGAGGAGTGGTGCGGGGCCTATCCGGCGCGGTTCATTCCGATGACGTTGCCGGTGATCTGGGATCCGGTGGCGTGTGCGGCGGAGATTCGGCGTAACGCCGCGCGCGGGGTGCATTCGTTGACGTTCACCGAGAATCCCGCGGCGATGGGTTATCCGAGCTTTCATGATTTCGAGCATTGGAAGCCGATGTGGGATGCCCTGGTCGACACCGACACCGTGCTCAATGTGCACATCGGGTCCTCGGGGCGGTTGGCGATCACCGCCCCGGATGCCCCGATGGATGTGATGATCACCTTGCAGCCGATGAACATCGTGCAGGCCGCCGCCGATCTGTTGTGGTCACGTCCGATCAAGGAGTACCCCGGCCTCAAGATCGCGTTGAGTGAGGGTGGTACGGGCTGGATCCCCTATTTTTTGGAGCGGGTGGATCGCACCTATGAGATGCACTCGACCTGGACCGGTCAAGACTTCGGCGGCAAACTGCCCTCGGAGGTGTTCCGTGAGCACTTCTTGACCTGCTTTATCGCCGATCCGGTCGGGGTGGCCACCCGCGAGCTCATCGGGGTGGACAACATCTGCTGGGAAGCCGACTACCCGCACTCAGACTCGATGTGGCCCGGCGCCCCTGAACAACTCCACGAGGTCCTCACCGCCAACCAGGTCCCCGACGACCAGATCAACAAGATGACCTACCAAAACGCCATGCGCTGGTATCACTGGGACCCCTTCACCCACATCGGCAAAGACCAAGCCACCGTCGGCGCCCTGCGCAAAGCCGCCGAGGGCCATGACGTCTCCATCCAAGCCCTCTCCAAAAAAGAAAAAACCGGTGCGTCGTTCTCGGATTTCGCGGCGAGCGCCAAGCGGGTGAGCGGCAACACGGACTGA
- a CDS encoding acyl-CoA dehydrogenase family protein: MSFELTEDQQLIRKAVAELAGKFDDHYWMQKDQAHEFPQEFYDAIAKGGWLGMTIPEEYGGHGLGITEATLLLEEVARSGAAMNGASAIHLSIFGMQPVVKHGSDELKAATLPRIVNGDLHVCFGVTEPGAGLDTSRITTFAKREGDHYRVNGRKVWISKALESEKILLLTRTTPYGEVTKKTDGMTLFLTDLDRDRVDIRPINKMGRNAVSSNEVFIDDLIVPVEHRVGEEGKGFKYILDGLNPERMLIAAEALGIGRVALEKAVKYGNERVVFNRPIGMNQGLQFPLADSLARLDAAELVLRKATWLYDNGKPCGREANTAKYLCADAGFDAADRALQLHGGMGYSEEYNVSRYFRESRLMKIAPVSQEMILNFLGEHVLGLPRSY, from the coding sequence ATGAGTTTCGAGCTGACCGAGGATCAGCAGCTGATCCGCAAGGCCGTCGCCGAACTGGCGGGCAAGTTCGACGATCACTACTGGATGCAGAAGGACCAGGCTCACGAGTTCCCGCAGGAGTTCTACGACGCCATCGCCAAGGGCGGCTGGCTCGGCATGACCATCCCCGAGGAGTACGGCGGGCACGGCCTGGGCATCACCGAGGCCACCCTGCTGCTCGAAGAGGTCGCCCGCTCCGGCGCCGCGATGAACGGGGCCAGCGCCATCCATCTGTCGATCTTCGGGATGCAACCCGTCGTCAAGCACGGTTCAGACGAGCTGAAGGCCGCGACGCTGCCCCGCATCGTCAACGGCGATCTGCACGTCTGCTTCGGGGTTACCGAACCGGGCGCGGGCCTGGACACCTCGCGCATCACCACGTTCGCCAAACGGGAAGGTGACCACTACCGCGTCAACGGCCGAAAAGTCTGGATCTCCAAGGCTTTGGAGTCCGAGAAGATCCTGCTGCTGACCCGAACCACTCCTTATGGCGAGGTCACCAAGAAGACCGACGGCATGACGCTGTTCCTCACCGATCTGGACCGCGACCGCGTCGACATCCGGCCGATCAACAAGATGGGCCGAAATGCGGTGAGCTCCAACGAAGTGTTCATCGACGACCTCATCGTTCCGGTCGAGCACCGCGTCGGTGAGGAGGGCAAGGGCTTCAAGTACATCCTGGACGGATTGAACCCGGAACGGATGCTGATCGCCGCCGAGGCGCTCGGCATAGGCAGGGTGGCCCTGGAGAAGGCCGTGAAGTACGGCAACGAACGAGTGGTGTTCAACCGGCCCATCGGCATGAACCAGGGGCTGCAGTTCCCGCTCGCCGATTCGCTGGCCCGACTCGACGCGGCCGAGCTGGTGCTGCGCAAGGCAACATGGCTGTATGACAACGGCAAACCCTGTGGGCGCGAAGCAAATACGGCCAAGTACCTGTGTGCTGACGCCGGATTCGACGCCGCCGACCGCGCGCTGCAGCTCCACGGCGGGATGGGGTATTCCGAGGAGTACAACGTGTCGCGGTACTTCCGCGAGTCACGGCTGATGAAGATCGCCCCGGTCAGTCAGGAGATGATCCTGAACTTCCTCGGCGAACACGTGCTGGGACTTCCCCGTAGTTATTAA
- a CDS encoding SDR family oxidoreductase — translation MTNYFDLTGRSALVTGAAGGIGSAVAEALADAGAAVLVTDVDKDAAAAVAERISGAGGRAESAALDVSDRDAADAAAAQAAALTGDELHIVINNAGVTKPAMFAKTTQESFRLLFDIHVMGAFNVTQAALPHIPTDGTGRIVNVTSAAGLTGTLGQVNYSAAKAGIIGFTKSLARELATKSITVNALAPLAATPMTETIRTNEKFSANMMNRIPMKRWAEPSEVAGAFVFMASDAASYITGQVLPVDGGMVM, via the coding sequence ATGACGAACTATTTCGACCTCACCGGGCGTTCGGCCCTTGTCACCGGCGCCGCGGGTGGAATCGGCTCTGCGGTCGCTGAGGCGCTGGCTGATGCGGGCGCGGCAGTGCTGGTCACTGACGTCGACAAGGACGCAGCGGCCGCTGTCGCCGAACGTATTTCGGGCGCAGGTGGCAGGGCCGAATCCGCTGCTCTGGACGTGTCGGACCGCGACGCCGCCGACGCCGCGGCAGCACAGGCCGCGGCGCTGACCGGTGACGAGCTGCACATTGTGATCAACAACGCGGGTGTCACCAAGCCGGCGATGTTCGCAAAGACCACTCAGGAGTCGTTTCGGCTGCTCTTCGACATCCATGTGATGGGGGCGTTCAACGTCACCCAGGCCGCGCTGCCGCACATCCCGACCGACGGCACCGGCCGGATCGTCAACGTCACCTCGGCCGCCGGCCTCACCGGTACGCTCGGCCAGGTCAACTACTCGGCGGCCAAGGCGGGCATCATCGGGTTCACCAAATCCCTTGCCCGCGAACTGGCCACCAAGAGCATCACGGTCAACGCGCTGGCGCCGCTTGCGGCGACGCCGATGACCGAAACCATCCGCACCAACGAGAAGTTCTCGGCCAACATGATGAACCGCATCCCGATGAAGCGGTGGGCCGAACCGTCCGAGGTGGCCGGCGCATTCGTGTTCATGGCGTCCGACGCGGCGTCCTACATCACCGGACAGGTCCTGCCGGTCGACGGTGGAATGGTGATGTAG
- a CDS encoding CaiB/BaiF CoA transferase family protein, whose translation MTSQPQAPLSGITVVALEQAVSAPMCTRTLADFGARVIKVENPNGGDFARHYDDVVNGLAAHFVWCNRNKESVTVDLKTTEGLDILHRLLDNADVLVSNLAPGSTGRLGITPAEMEARHPNVIAVEIDGYGPGGPLSHKRAYDLLIQAESGTCAVTGHAGAPAKPGPPVADVSTGLHAALSILAMLYSRDTGRRSGGTSVAVSLFDTMTDVMGYPLTYTQHSGVDQVPLGMGSPAVAPYGAYATSDNQTVVLGTTNDREWQRFAREILQRNDLAEDERFQTNAGRVANRAVLDEAVAAWCAQRDLADVQKIADAAGIGNSRYNLPSEVVVHPQLTARNRWRDVDTPAGPIQALLPPSVIAGFEQPMGAVPGLGEHTDSVLAELGIDDDEIAVLRQRGVIGPAYR comes from the coding sequence GTGACGTCACAACCGCAGGCACCGCTGTCGGGCATCACGGTCGTCGCGCTCGAGCAGGCGGTGTCGGCTCCGATGTGCACCAGGACGCTGGCCGACTTCGGTGCTCGCGTCATCAAGGTGGAAAACCCCAACGGCGGTGACTTCGCCCGTCATTACGACGATGTGGTGAACGGCCTCGCGGCGCACTTTGTCTGGTGCAACCGCAACAAGGAGTCGGTGACCGTCGACCTGAAAACCACTGAGGGCCTGGATATTCTGCATCGGCTGCTCGACAACGCCGATGTGCTGGTGTCCAACCTTGCGCCGGGCTCCACCGGGCGGCTCGGCATCACCCCCGCAGAGATGGAAGCGCGGCATCCCAACGTCATCGCCGTCGAGATCGACGGATACGGCCCGGGCGGACCGCTGTCACACAAGCGCGCCTACGACCTGCTGATCCAAGCCGAATCGGGTACCTGTGCGGTGACCGGCCACGCCGGTGCGCCGGCCAAACCCGGGCCGCCGGTCGCCGACGTCTCGACCGGGCTGCACGCCGCGCTCTCGATCCTGGCGATGCTGTATTCGCGAGACACCGGCCGGCGATCGGGCGGCACCAGCGTCGCGGTGAGCCTGTTCGACACCATGACGGACGTGATGGGGTATCCGCTCACCTACACACAGCACTCCGGTGTCGACCAGGTGCCGTTGGGGATGGGTTCGCCGGCGGTGGCGCCATACGGGGCGTATGCCACGTCCGACAACCAGACGGTAGTGCTCGGCACGACGAACGACCGCGAATGGCAACGGTTCGCTCGGGAAATCCTGCAGCGCAACGACTTGGCCGAGGATGAGCGCTTCCAAACCAACGCCGGCCGGGTCGCCAACCGGGCTGTGCTCGACGAGGCCGTCGCCGCCTGGTGCGCACAGCGTGACCTCGCCGACGTGCAGAAGATCGCCGACGCCGCGGGCATCGGCAACTCGCGCTACAACCTGCCCAGCGAGGTGGTGGTCCATCCGCAGTTGACCGCACGCAACCGGTGGCGCGACGTCGACACCCCCGCGGGCCCGATCCAGGCGTTGCTGCCACCCTCGGTCATCGCCGGATTCGAGCAACCGATGGGTGCGGTGCCCGGGCTGGGCGAACACACCGATTCCGTGCTCGCCGAACTCGGCATCGACGACGACGAGATCGCCGTGTTGCGCCAGCGCGGCGTGATCGGCCCGGCGTACCGCTGA
- a CDS encoding enoyl-CoA hydratase/isomerase family protein, with the protein MASAAEPVLRSTDTDGVRTLTLNRPSRKNAINPQLWEELADALRVAARDTELRALVITGAGGAFCSGADISTPEDIHPRHKLRRLTEVALALHELTVPTIAKVTGVAVGAGWNLALGCDFVVATPESRFCQIFADRGLSVDLGGSWLLPRLVGLQQAKRLVLLAEPIDAEEARSMGLVTWVKTAEEIDAFVTALAGRLAAGPPVALAQSKALLNDGANVTLREALANEARAQPGNFATEDSTEAYAAFAAKRAATFTGRWAVPRSE; encoded by the coding sequence ATGGCCAGTGCCGCCGAGCCCGTGCTGCGCTCGACAGACACCGACGGCGTTCGCACGTTGACGCTGAACAGGCCGTCCCGCAAGAACGCGATCAACCCGCAGTTGTGGGAAGAGTTGGCCGACGCGCTACGCGTCGCCGCGCGAGACACCGAACTTCGGGCATTGGTCATCACCGGAGCCGGCGGCGCCTTCTGCTCGGGGGCCGACATCTCGACCCCCGAGGACATCCACCCACGGCACAAGCTGCGCCGCCTCACCGAGGTGGCCCTGGCCCTGCACGAACTGACCGTGCCCACCATCGCGAAGGTAACCGGGGTCGCCGTGGGCGCCGGCTGGAATCTGGCGTTGGGCTGTGACTTCGTCGTCGCCACCCCCGAATCACGGTTCTGCCAGATCTTCGCCGACCGGGGCCTGTCGGTCGACCTCGGCGGATCGTGGCTGCTGCCCCGGCTGGTCGGACTGCAGCAGGCCAAGCGGCTGGTGCTGCTGGCCGAGCCGATCGACGCCGAGGAGGCGCGGTCCATGGGCCTGGTGACCTGGGTCAAGACCGCTGAGGAGATCGACGCGTTCGTCACGGCACTGGCCGGGCGGCTCGCCGCGGGACCCCCGGTCGCCCTGGCACAGAGCAAGGCGCTGCTCAACGACGGCGCCAATGTGACACTGCGTGAGGCGTTGGCCAACGAGGCGCGGGCACAGCCCGGTAACTTCGCCACCGAAGACTCAACAGAGGCGTACGCGGCGTTCGCCGCGAAGCGAGCGGCGACGTTCACCGGTCGGTGGGCGGTGCCAAGATCGGAGTGA